The Triticum aestivum cultivar Chinese Spring chromosome 6D, IWGSC CS RefSeq v2.1, whole genome shotgun sequence genomic sequence CTATTTCTTTTGAAATAGGTTTCTTTTGAATATTTGTTTACTCATCCTCACAAATTTAATTTTTCGGTTTCAGTAAAATTATTTCACTAAAAACACATTAATTTCACTCGAAAACACATTACACTCATTCAATTGAAATACTATATTTCACTCGTTTCAAACTACTTTTTTCACTCATTACAAAAGATATATTTCAAAACTAATTTCATTGTGCGCTTGCGCAACTGATATTTTACTCATATAAAAACTGATTTCAATCATTTCAATAAACATGTTTCACACGTTTAAAAATATTTCACTCAAAAATTCTATTGATATACTATATTTCATCCATTACAAAACTAATTTCAAAATTATTTTAGCTCATTTCTAATTTCACTCAATACAAGTTTAgctcatttaaaaaaaatcactaaaatgaaaaacaaTCCCATACGGAATTAATAGATTGATCGAAATAAGTGAATTGAAACGTTGAAATTTAAACATGTTTCAAATATATCCAAGAATGATCTTGTTGTAAAGGTCTTGATCCTGGGAGTTCAAATATAAAAAAAAGTTTTAAAAATAAAACTATAGATTAAAAGATATGCGTGATTGAAATTGTCAAAGCGAAAATAAAATGCATGCATACTTCATAAGTACTTGTGTGTGAGCAAGAGATGGTCACATGCATGTGTCCTTCATCTGACATATGGTGGGTCCTAGTGCAGAAAATACACTGCATGCAAATCCTGATAAATGAGTGAAATACATCTCCCGTATATGAGTGCTTGATGTGGTGTCATGTGCTGATTGGCTAGCTGGTTGCCGGTAAAATGAGCTTTGCGCCATGGCGAACCCATCCACGAGCTTGAGGTCATCGTGCGCGGCTCCCGGTGGCTGTAAGCCTAAGCTCACCTGCCTCTGCTCGCCGACCAACCACCCGGGCTCCTTCCGCTGCAGTCGCCACCGGAGCCCGCTGTCGTCGTCAGGCCGCGTCTCGCAGCAGGTCGCGTCAACGTCGGGCGCAAGCGCGACGGGGCGCGGCGAGGGGATCATCAGGAGCAGCAGCGTCGGCTCGGGCGGCAGGACCGCCAAGGGCCGGTCCATCCTGCGCGCGCACCTGCTGGGGCTGGTCAGCCCCCCGTCCTCCGGCGGCAACGACCACCGCCGCTGCCGCGACTTCAAGCCCCGACCGTCCAGGCTGGGCCGCCTCGCCGTGACCGTGTGACCCGGTTGCTCGGCTTCGCAGACCGTACTAGGCTTAAGCTCA encodes the following:
- the LOC123142050 gene encoding uncharacterized protein — its product is MANPSTSLRSSCAAPGGCKPKLTCLCSPTNHPGSFRCSRHRSPLSSSGRVSQQVASTSGASATGRGEGIIRSSSVGSGGRTAKGRSILRAHLLGLVSPPSSGGNDHRRCRDFKPRPSRLGRLAVTV